The window TATGGGGGCTTTGGATGAGACGTTAGCGGTTCAAGGTGCTCACGGTATCACGATGCTTTGTGATGGTTTGGTAGGTGAGATTGGGGTAGATGAGATTGATATGATAGTTCTCCCCGGCGGATGGGGAGCTACTAAAACTCTTGCACATGATGTGAATGTTCAAAATCTCCTGAAAGCGATGGATAATATGGGGAAAAATATCGGTGCGATATGCGCTGCTCCCTATGCTCTTGAGGCTGCCGGAGTTCTCAAAGAGGGGTACACCTGCTATCCGAGTATCGAAAATAAAATCACTACTGGGGGATTTAGAGGGGATGAAAACGCGGTTGTCGAAAGCGGTAATATTATCACTTCACGCGGGCCGGGAAGTGCAATTTGTTTTGCACTCACTCTCGTTAAGCGATTAACCGATAGAGCAACGTATGAAGCATTAAAAACAGACTTGTTGGCGGAGTGTTGTGATCGTTAAATCTACACTATGGTAGTTGTGGTGATTAAAACTCGCTATAATACGGCTATTAAAACGGAAAAATCCGTTAAGCCGCTCACTATATGCACTCTCTTTTCCCGCACAGTTTGTCTGCTTAAACCAAAGGAACCTTATCAATGTTATTTAGCGATTTAAACCTCTCAGCTCCGATTTTAAAAGCGGTACACGAAGAGGGATATACCACCCCGACCCCTGTTCAGGCACAAGCCATCCCTTATATCTTGGAGGGGCGTGATATGCTCGCCGGTGCTCAAACGGGTACCGGAAAAACGGCTGGATTTACCCTGCCGATGTTGGAGATACTCTCCCGTAAAGTCCATAACCCAAAAGCACCCCGCAATGTGCGCGTGTTGATTTTGACCCCAACCCGTGAACTTGCGGCGCAAGTGGGTGAGAGTGTAAAAACGTACGGGAAACACCTGAAATTTAAAAGTTCGATTATCTTCGGTGGTGTCGGTATGCAACCGCAAGTTGCCGCATTGCGTCAAGGGGTGGATATCGTTATCGCTACTCCGGGACGTTTACTCGATCATATGTCTCAGGGGACGGTTGATTTGCGTCATGTTGAGATGCTGATTCTCGATGAAGCGGATCGTATGCTCGATATGGGATTTATCAAAGATATCCGCCGTGTAATCTCGATATTGCCACAAAAACGACAAAACCTCCTCTTTTCTGCAACCTATAGCGATGAGATTAAAACATTATGCGAATCGATTTTGCGTAATCCTGCCGTCGTCGAAGTAGCGCGTCGCAATACGTCGAGTGAACTGGTAACGCAACGGGTCATTTTGGTCGATTGTGCCCGTAAAAGTGCTCTGTTCGGTCATTTGGTCAAAGAGAACAAATGGGAGCAAGTATTGGTCTTTACACGTACCAAACATCAAGCCAATAAGCTCTCCGATTATCTCCAAAAAATCGGTGTCTCTGCTGCCGCAATCCATGGAAATAAAAGCCAAGCTGCCCGTACCAAAGCGTTGTCGGATTTCAAATCAGGGGCGGTTAAAATCCTCGTGGCGACCGATATTGCAGCTCGTGGACTCGATATCGATCAGCTCCCTCATGTCGTTAATCTCGAACTCCCTAATATCCCTGAAGATTATGTCCACCGAATAGGGCGTACCGGGCGTGCGGGTAATGAGGGGGAAGCAATTTCTCTCGTGTGTGTCGATGAATATGATTATCTCAAAGGGATTGAGAAATTAATCAACCGTAAACTGGATCGTGATATTATTGCAGGGTTTGAGCCTGATCCATCTATCCCTGCTATGCCGATTCTTCAAGGACGTGGCGGCGGTGGAAATAGCCGTGGAAACAGCCCTCGTCCTAGTGGTGGAGGAGGATCATCAAAGCCTCAAGGACAAAAACGTGAGGGGTCAACAAAGCGAAATGAATCCCACTCTCGTGAGGGGAAAAACAACAATCAGCGACGAGAAGATCGAGGTCGCAATAGATAAATAGTAGGGAGTGTAATGGTTGAATCTGTTTTAAAAAAATTGGGACAAACCGATAATTGTGTTTTGGATGATGTATTTGTCCAAGCGGTAAGTGAAGTGCTCACTTCGCTAGAACTGACGATACGAAGCGACTCTCGTTATGAACAATTTGCGATTATAGAACGACTCGTTACCCCTGATCGAATTATTCAGTTTAAAGTGCAATGGCTTGATGATCATAACAATGTTCATGTCAATAATGGCTATCGTGTGCAGTTTAATAACTCTCTTGGACCCTATAAAGGGGGATTGCGTTTTCACCCCAGCGTAACAGTAGATGTACTCAAATTTTTAGCGTTTGAACAGATTTTCAAAAATTCACTCACAGGTCTTCCTATCGGTGGAGCTAAGGGGGGATCTGATTTTGATCCCAAAGGGAAGAGCGATTTTGAGATTATGAAATTTTGTCACGCATTTATGCGTGAACTTCACCCCTATATTGGTGCTCGTATCGATGTCCCTGCGGGGGATATTGGGGTAGGTAGCCGTGAAATCGGTTATCTCTTTGGTGAGTATAAACATATCACCCGTAACTATGACGGTGTTCTTAGCGGCAAACCTTATGCATTTGGCGGTTCGCTCATGCGTCCTCAAGCGACGGGATACGGTGTTGTCTATTTCGCCCGTGAGATGCTAAAAGAGGAGCTTCAAGAGTCATTAGAAGAGAAAGTCTGTACCGTAAGCGGTGCGGGAAATGTTGCCATCCATACGAT of the Sulfuricurvum sp. genome contains:
- a CDS encoding DEAD/DEAH box helicase; this encodes MLFSDLNLSAPILKAVHEEGYTTPTPVQAQAIPYILEGRDMLAGAQTGTGKTAGFTLPMLEILSRKVHNPKAPRNVRVLILTPTRELAAQVGESVKTYGKHLKFKSSIIFGGVGMQPQVAALRQGVDIVIATPGRLLDHMSQGTVDLRHVEMLILDEADRMLDMGFIKDIRRVISILPQKRQNLLFSATYSDEIKTLCESILRNPAVVEVARRNTSSELVTQRVILVDCARKSALFGHLVKENKWEQVLVFTRTKHQANKLSDYLQKIGVSAAAIHGNKSQAARTKALSDFKSGAVKILVATDIAARGLDIDQLPHVVNLELPNIPEDYVHRIGRTGRAGNEGEAISLVCVDEYDYLKGIEKLINRKLDRDIIAGFEPDPSIPAMPILQGRGGGGNSRGNSPRPSGGGGSSKPQGQKREGSTKRNESHSREGKNNNQRREDRGRNR
- the gdhA gene encoding NADP-specific glutamate dehydrogenase; its protein translation is MVESVLKKLGQTDNCVLDDVFVQAVSEVLTSLELTIRSDSRYEQFAIIERLVTPDRIIQFKVQWLDDHNNVHVNNGYRVQFNNSLGPYKGGLRFHPSVTVDVLKFLAFEQIFKNSLTGLPIGGAKGGSDFDPKGKSDFEIMKFCHAFMRELHPYIGARIDVPAGDIGVGSREIGYLFGEYKHITRNYDGVLSGKPYAFGGSLMRPQATGYGVVYFAREMLKEELQESLEEKVCTVSGAGNVAIHTIEKLQQLGAIVVTCSDSDGTIYDPKGIDLALLRHLKDEGRRLSLVEYINTHPHALYTPKTEYPDGGHTVWHIPCFAAFPCATQNELTLIDAQKLVENGCVAVVEGANMPTLPDAIELFLREGVLFSPGKASNAGGVAVSEFEMSQNASMEKWEFEKVDRKLDELMRQIYKRVSLTAKEYGVERNFVDGANIAAFKRLSEAMILEGV
- a CDS encoding DJ-1 family glyoxalase III, with translation MPRVLVPIATGFEEIEAVSIIDVLRRAGIDVIMGALDETLAVQGAHGITMLCDGLVGEIGVDEIDMIVLPGGWGATKTLAHDVNVQNLLKAMDNMGKNIGAICAAPYALEAAGVLKEGYTCYPSIENKITTGGFRGDENAVVESGNIITSRGPGSAICFALTLVKRLTDRATYEALKTDLLAECCDR